A genomic window from Winogradskyella sp. J14-2 includes:
- a CDS encoding DUF4268 domain-containing protein, which produces MFSKEESRLLRQEFWTSFGKSFPRKWILYNTKLKGLSFKFHFDTKKALISLDLEGDLENRINCWEKLVALKNILHADYLPDAIYEEEYYLNNGKEISRIYLPLEQKVSIHNKTTWRDVMEFFYTNMILFEAFFEAYKDIIKD; this is translated from the coding sequence ATGTTCAGTAAGGAAGAAAGCCGATTATTACGCCAAGAATTTTGGACCAGTTTTGGAAAATCATTTCCCAGAAAATGGATATTATATAATACCAAACTAAAAGGATTATCTTTTAAATTTCATTTCGACACCAAAAAAGCGCTTATATCTCTTGATTTAGAAGGCGATCTCGAAAACCGAATTAACTGCTGGGAAAAACTTGTAGCTTTAAAAAACATACTTCACGCAGATTACTTACCAGATGCCATTTACGAAGAAGAATACTATTTAAACAATGGCAAAGAAATTTCGCGCATATACTTACCGTTAGAACAAAAAGTATCAATTCATAACAAAACTACATGGAGAGATGTTATGGAGTTCTTTTATACCAATATGATTTTATTTGAAGCCTTTTTTGAAGCATACAAAGACATTATTAAAGACTAA
- a CDS encoding SAM-dependent methyltransferase yields the protein MANSTKQWYASWFDTPYYHILYKDRDYTEAQLFMDNLTNYLNIPEGGKILDLACGKGRHSIYLNTLGFDVTGVDLSEQSIKYANQFKNDTLRFVVHDMTKPYPETFDAVFNLFTSFGYFEDESCNLKTITSIKEELNTYGFGVIDFMNANYVTEHLVAEDVKTVDGIDFHQKRSVRDGYIVKNINFEIDGKQHQFQERVKALTLDSFKTLFEKADVHLLDVFGDYKLGKYHPETSERLIMIFK from the coding sequence ATGGCAAATTCAACAAAACAATGGTACGCTTCGTGGTTTGATACACCATACTACCACATTCTATATAAAGACAGAGATTATACTGAAGCTCAACTCTTTATGGATAATCTCACCAACTACCTTAATATTCCAGAAGGTGGAAAAATCTTGGATTTAGCTTGTGGTAAAGGCAGACACTCCATCTACTTAAATACATTAGGCTTTGATGTAACAGGTGTTGACTTGTCTGAGCAAAGTATAAAATACGCCAACCAGTTTAAAAACGATACGCTAAGGTTTGTTGTGCACGATATGACCAAACCGTATCCTGAAACGTTTGATGCTGTTTTTAATCTCTTTACAAGTTTTGGCTATTTTGAAGATGAGAGCTGTAACTTAAAAACCATTACATCTATTAAAGAAGAATTAAACACCTATGGTTTTGGTGTTATCGATTTTATGAATGCAAATTACGTTACGGAACATTTAGTTGCAGAAGATGTAAAAACTGTTGATGGTATAGACTTTCACCAAAAACGAAGTGTAAGGGATGGCTATATTGTTAAAAATATTAATTTTGAAATTGACGGAAAACAACACCAATTTCAAGAGCGTGTAAAAGCATTGACCTTAGATAGTTTTAAAACTTTATTTGAAAAAGCTGATGTACACCTTCTCGATGTTTTTGGAGACTACAAACTAGGAAAATACCACCCAGAAACCTCTGAGCGCTTAATTATGATTTTTAAATAA
- a CDS encoding ZIP family metal transporter → MNTYLFPIYAIIIGVVIAFLTKKQKSIYTKLLLSFSGAFLLALTLFDLLPEVYHHLDTKQTGLFIMCGILLQIVLEFLSKGAEHGHVHLHQEDNKFPWLLFISLCIHSFLEGFPIHQHNDMVYGVFIHKIPIAALLTSFLLQSKYAKEQAITFILVFAAMTPLGTLVSNTTSLSPNLLVSINAVVIGIFLHISTTILFETGEGHKFNLSKLVAIGLGILIAYFI, encoded by the coding sequence ATGAATACGTATCTTTTTCCTATATATGCGATTATTATTGGTGTTGTCATTGCTTTTTTAACCAAAAAACAAAAGTCAATCTACACTAAGTTACTACTGTCGTTTAGTGGAGCATTCTTATTAGCACTCACACTTTTTGATTTACTACCAGAAGTCTATCATCATTTAGACACCAAACAAACAGGTCTTTTTATAATGTGTGGTATTTTACTACAAATTGTCTTGGAATTTTTATCTAAAGGCGCAGAGCATGGCCATGTACATTTGCACCAAGAGGACAACAAATTTCCTTGGTTGTTATTTATAAGTTTATGTATTCATAGCTTTTTAGAGGGTTTTCCTATCCATCAGCACAACGATATGGTATATGGTGTTTTTATACACAAAATACCCATTGCCGCTTTACTTACTTCTTTTTTATTACAATCAAAATATGCTAAAGAACAAGCCATTACTTTTATACTGGTCTTTGCAGCAATGACACCTCTTGGTACATTGGTATCTAATACGACATCTTTAAGCCCTAACCTTCTCGTAAGTATTAATGCCGTGGTTATTGGTATCTTTTTACATATTTCTACCACCATTTTATTTGAAACCGGAGAAGGCCATAAATTTAATTTATCTAAGCTAGTGGCTATTGGCTTAGGAATATTAATTGCTTACTTTATTTAA
- a CDS encoding DUF4136 domain-containing protein produces MRVYTMISGFLLLLLFNCAATSEVVYDYNLEVDFNQYDTYVLCIEDFTVEHLNYPQLDNDLVRQTIGDAVALEMENKAHKTNVLNPQLQAGFRIIISEETVAFENCEHSKHLEYWESCTIHEETYEEETLIVYVADFETNKVLWHASVLCELNKPEKKLKPYINGLVKDLFDTYPKTQVGRNPDEQKEL; encoded by the coding sequence ATGAGAGTTTATACAATGATTTCGGGATTTTTGTTACTACTGCTTTTTAATTGTGCTGCAACAAGTGAAGTGGTATACGACTACAACTTAGAGGTAGATTTTAACCAATATGATACCTACGTACTCTGTATTGAGGATTTTACTGTTGAGCATCTTAACTATCCGCAACTAGATAACGATTTGGTAAGACAAACCATTGGTGATGCTGTTGCTTTAGAAATGGAAAACAAAGCACATAAAACCAATGTTCTTAATCCTCAATTGCAGGCTGGTTTTAGAATTATCATCAGCGAAGAAACCGTAGCGTTTGAAAACTGTGAGCATTCTAAACATTTAGAATATTGGGAAAGTTGTACCATACATGAGGAAACTTACGAAGAGGAAACACTTATTGTGTATGTTGCCGATTTTGAAACCAATAAAGTATTATGGCATGCTTCTGTATTGTGCGAACTCAACAAACCAGAAAAAAAATTGAAACCCTACATCAATGGTTTGGTTAAAGACTTATTTGACACCTACCCAAAAACACAAGTAGGTCGTAATCCTGATGAACAAAAAGAGCTTTAA
- a CDS encoding class I SAM-dependent RNA methyltransferase has translation MDNNFKMVAKTLFGFEDILAKELTQLGVMQVEKGVRNVSFVGDKGFMYKANMGLRTAIKILKPIKSFRVAREEDLYNNVKNIKWEDYLKSDGSLAVDATVHHSLFTHSKYTALKTKDAIVDRFREQDGNRPNIDLRFPDLKINVHIDRQRCTISLDTSGESLHRRGYKTATNIAPINEVLAAGLIMMSGWDGQTDFMDPMCGSGTILAEAAMIACNIPPNLMRKEFAFERWQDWDVDLFEKIEESLLKKTRDFHHKIIGYDKSPSAVKKAKENIKNAHLDEFIHIQHEDFFKTQKAGSSKLHMVFNPPYGERLENLNVEAFYGDIGTTLKHCYPNTDAWLVTSNLEALKYIGLRPSRKIKVFNAKLESRLVKYEMYEGSRKAKKQND, from the coding sequence ATGGACAATAATTTCAAAATGGTAGCCAAAACCTTATTTGGCTTTGAAGATATATTAGCTAAAGAACTTACGCAGCTTGGAGTAATGCAAGTAGAGAAGGGTGTGCGAAACGTGAGCTTTGTTGGTGATAAAGGCTTTATGTACAAAGCAAATATGGGATTGCGTACCGCAATTAAAATTTTAAAGCCTATTAAATCGTTTAGAGTTGCCAGAGAGGAAGACCTATATAACAACGTAAAAAATATTAAGTGGGAAGATTACTTAAAGTCTGACGGTTCTTTGGCTGTTGATGCTACGGTACATCACAGTCTTTTTACACATTCTAAGTATACTGCTTTAAAAACCAAAGATGCCATTGTAGACCGTTTTAGAGAACAAGATGGAAACAGACCTAATATAGATTTGCGATTTCCAGATTTAAAAATCAATGTGCATATAGACCGTCAACGCTGTACCATTTCATTAGATACTTCTGGCGAATCCTTACATAGACGCGGCTATAAAACAGCAACTAATATTGCTCCAATAAACGAAGTTTTGGCGGCAGGATTAATTATGATGAGTGGTTGGGATGGTCAGACTGATTTTATGGATCCTATGTGTGGTAGCGGTACTATTTTAGCCGAAGCAGCTATGATTGCATGTAACATTCCGCCAAACTTAATGCGAAAGGAATTTGCTTTTGAACGTTGGCAAGATTGGGATGTGGATTTATTTGAAAAGATTGAAGAATCTTTACTGAAAAAAACCAGAGATTTTCATCATAAAATTATAGGTTATGATAAGTCTCCTTCTGCTGTAAAAAAAGCTAAGGAAAACATTAAGAATGCGCATTTAGATGAATTTATTCATATACAGCATGAGGATTTCTTTAAAACTCAAAAAGCAGGTTCATCTAAATTACATATGGTTTTTAATCCTCCGTATGGTGAGCGTTTAGAAAATCTTAATGTAGAAGCGTTTTATGGTGATATAGGTACAACTTTAAAACATTGTTATCCTAATACTGATGCTTGGTTGGTAACCTCTAATCTCGAAGCTTTAAAATACATTGGTTTGCGACCTTCTCGAAAAATAAAAGTATTTAACGCAAAATTAGAATCGCGCTTAGTCAAATACGAAATGTACGAAGGCAGCCGAAAAGCCAAAAAGCAAAACGATTAA
- a CDS encoding tyrosine-type recombinase/integrase encodes MYNIFTIFEYIVIQNARMDIRYYTFVPDTHKNKKVILVNFNYNNKLKEALRQRFPSARWSATKKSWYLPDLPVVREALQIKKTNPARTKVLKIHPVNQQAYLDLDRQLSLKKYSYSTKRIYLAEFWHLLMLLDDYDVSHLSPKRLKDYFLYCVNEKKMGERKINGKINAIKFYFEQVLNRPKMFFDIPRPKKPLTLPKMLSKSEVKRLFNVTSNLKHRVALQLSYGMGLRVSEVVNLMVIDVDSKRMVVHVRGAKGKKDRYVPLPKSILPSLREYYMCYRPKVYLFEGQYGGRYAKSSLQQVFKKAMHKAGIKKQIGIHGLRHSYATHLLEAGADMRFIQELLGHNSIKTTQVYTKVTPRSKSKIKSPLDSL; translated from the coding sequence TTGTATAACATTTTTACTATTTTTGAATATATTGTTATACAAAATGCACGTATGGATATTAGGTATTACACATTTGTGCCCGATACTCACAAAAATAAGAAGGTAATCCTTGTTAATTTTAATTATAATAACAAATTAAAGGAAGCACTGCGACAAAGATTTCCCTCAGCCAGATGGAGTGCTACTAAAAAATCATGGTATTTGCCAGATCTACCTGTTGTCAGAGAGGCGTTACAGATAAAAAAGACTAATCCTGCGAGGACTAAAGTATTAAAAATTCATCCCGTAAACCAACAGGCATATTTAGATTTAGATAGACAGCTTTCACTAAAAAAATATAGCTATAGTACCAAGCGTATTTACCTAGCTGAGTTTTGGCATTTGCTTATGTTGTTAGACGATTATGATGTTTCTCACCTTAGTCCAAAACGCTTAAAAGATTATTTTTTGTATTGTGTTAACGAAAAGAAAATGGGAGAGCGAAAAATAAATGGTAAAATAAATGCTATTAAATTTTATTTTGAGCAGGTACTTAATCGCCCTAAAATGTTTTTTGATATTCCCAGACCAAAAAAACCTTTAACGCTTCCTAAAATGCTTAGCAAGTCTGAGGTAAAAAGGCTCTTTAATGTAACCTCTAACCTTAAGCATAGAGTGGCGTTACAGCTATCTTATGGTATGGGCTTACGGGTCTCTGAGGTGGTAAATCTTATGGTGATAGACGTAGATAGCAAACGTATGGTGGTGCACGTAAGAGGTGCAAAGGGCAAAAAAGACCGTTATGTGCCTTTGCCTAAAAGTATTTTGCCAAGCCTAAGAGAATATTACATGTGTTACCGTCCAAAAGTATATCTTTTTGAAGGACAATATGGTGGCCGTTATGCAAAGTCTAGCCTACAGCAGGTATTTAAAAAAGCCATGCATAAAGCAGGGATTAAGAAACAAATAGGTATTCATGGTCTTAGGCACTCATATGCTACTCATCTTCTAGAGGCAGGTGCAGATATGCGTTTTATTCAGGAGCTTTTGGGTCATAATTCTATTAAAACAACCCAAGTTTATACAAAAGTGACGCCACGCAGTAAATCAAAAATAAAAAGTCCTTTAGATAGTTTGTAA
- a CDS encoding helix-turn-helix domain-containing protein: protein METIGQILRKKRQALGLVLRQVSAYVDIDQAILSKIERNERKPTKEMLEKLAEILKLDKDELLVQFISDKIAYEIADEDCASKALKVAEKKIKYLKSHPIQN from the coding sequence ATGGAAACAATCGGACAAATTTTACGGAAGAAAAGACAAGCTCTCGGACTTGTCTTAAGACAAGTTTCTGCTTATGTCGATATAGACCAAGCTATTTTGAGCAAAATCGAAAGAAACGAGCGAAAACCGACAAAAGAAATGTTAGAGAAACTTGCGGAAATCCTAAAACTTGATAAAGACGAGCTTTTAGTACAATTTATAAGCGACAAAATTGCTTATGAAATAGCAGACGAAGATTGTGCAAGTAAAGCGCTAAAAGTTGCAGAGAAAAAAATCAAATATTTAAAATCACACCCAATTCAAAACTAA
- a CDS encoding exonuclease domain-containing protein — protein MSEFYVLDVETANADYSSICQIGLAKFQNGELTEKWESLIDPDDYFDGMNISIHGITEKMVQGSPTFDQVYPKLKEVLENKVVGHHMPFDRIAINRACELHELELIETNWLDSAKIVRRTWEEFAYSGYGLANIANHLGIEFEHHNALQDAIATGKVMLQAFDKSEMNLADWISRVRKPINIYANGSTSIKLDGNPDGPLYGENIVFTGALSMPRAEAGKLASELGCNVGNSVSKKTTMLVVGIQDTTKLAGYSKSSKHRKAEELIGKGTEIRILSENDFIAITND, from the coding sequence ATGAGTGAATTTTATGTTTTAGATGTTGAAACAGCAAATGCGGATTATTCAAGTATTTGTCAAATCGGACTTGCCAAATTTCAAAACGGAGAACTAACCGAAAAATGGGAATCACTAATCGACCCAGATGATTACTTTGACGGAATGAACATTTCAATTCACGGAATTACGGAAAAAATGGTTCAGGGCTCACCGACTTTTGACCAAGTTTATCCAAAACTAAAAGAGGTTCTGGAAAATAAAGTAGTCGGACATCATATGCCATTTGACCGAATTGCCATCAATCGTGCGTGCGAATTACACGAATTGGAATTAATAGAAACTAATTGGCTTGATTCAGCCAAAATTGTGAGACGGACTTGGGAAGAGTTTGCTTATTCTGGGTATGGACTCGCCAATATTGCCAACCATTTAGGAATTGAATTTGAACATCACAATGCACTTCAAGATGCTATCGCAACTGGAAAAGTAATGCTTCAAGCATTTGACAAAAGCGAAATGAATTTAGCGGATTGGATTTCGAGAGTAAGAAAACCAATTAATATATATGCGAATGGTTCGACAAGTATAAAATTAGACGGAAATCCTGATGGACCTCTTTACGGAGAAAATATTGTTTTTACAGGAGCTTTGTCAATGCCGAGAGCGGAGGCTGGAAAATTAGCGTCTGAATTAGGCTGTAATGTTGGGAATTCAGTTAGTAAAAAAACGACAATGCTCGTAGTCGGAATTCAAGACACAACAAAACTTGCAGGTTATTCAAAAAGCTCAAAACACCGAAAAGCTGAAGAACTGATTGGAAAAGGAACTGAAATTAGAATATTATCCGAGAATGATTTTATAGCAATTACAAATGATTAA
- a CDS encoding DUF202 domain-containing protein, translated as MPEINKDKSKPLITRDWLAIERTKLANERTFLAYFRTFLVILGTGVTILKLEFFSDLKSYGIILIIASAFILTIGIYRLFRVKRTIRKHY; from the coding sequence ATGCCAGAAATTAATAAAGACAAAAGTAAACCATTAATAACTCGCGATTGGCTTGCGATAGAACGGACCAAACTAGCTAACGAACGTACCTTTTTAGCTTACTTTAGAACATTTTTGGTCATTCTCGGTACAGGAGTCACTATTTTAAAACTAGAGTTCTTTTCAGATTTAAAATCTTATGGTATTATTCTTATCATAGCCTCTGCTTTTATTCTAACTATAGGTATTTATAGATTATTTAGAGTGAAACGCACCATTAGAAAACACTATTAA
- a CDS encoding class I SAM-dependent methyltransferase, translating to MNKAKLSNLLRQLNLIYVADLVRFRIQKFKNRKANAQFKKVHPDVALPPDYLMYESFQMNYDKYYNGGRNMAKNLSEHFKKHIELKDKNILDWGCGPGRIIRHMPEVINNGCQFFATDYNKNSIDWCSKNLPNIQFNKNELKAKLPYEDNSMDVIYGISIFTHLSEQMHYNWFNELLRVLKPNGIMLLTMHGDNFKVKLTEAELLDYNQGNLVVRGSIKEGHRTYAAFHPEAFVKDLFKATTVLEHIQLTSDTKSWVPQDIWIIRKP from the coding sequence ATGAATAAAGCGAAACTATCTAACCTATTAAGGCAACTCAATCTTATTTACGTTGCTGATCTTGTTAGGTTTCGCATACAAAAATTCAAAAATAGAAAAGCTAACGCTCAGTTTAAAAAAGTACATCCAGACGTTGCACTTCCACCAGATTATTTAATGTATGAGTCATTCCAAATGAATTATGACAAATATTATAATGGTGGGCGAAACATGGCTAAAAACCTATCGGAACACTTTAAAAAACACATAGAATTAAAGGATAAAAATATTCTAGATTGGGGCTGTGGACCTGGCAGAATTATTAGGCATATGCCAGAAGTTATTAATAATGGCTGCCAATTCTTTGCTACAGATTACAATAAAAACTCAATAGACTGGTGCTCTAAAAACTTGCCAAACATTCAGTTTAATAAAAATGAACTGAAAGCCAAACTACCATATGAAGATAATTCAATGGATGTTATCTATGGTATTTCAATTTTTACACACCTCTCAGAGCAAATGCATTACAACTGGTTTAACGAATTACTTCGTGTCTTAAAACCAAATGGTATTATGCTATTAACCATGCATGGAGATAATTTTAAAGTAAAACTAACTGAGGCTGAGCTTTTAGATTATAACCAAGGTAATTTAGTGGTTAGAGGCAGTATAAAAGAAGGCCACAGAACTTATGCCGCTTTTCACCCAGAGGCATTTGTAAAAGATTTATTTAAAGCAACAACTGTTTTAGAACATATTCAATTGACTTCAGACACAAAATCTTGGGTGCCACAAGACATCTGGATTATTAGAAAACCGTAA
- a CDS encoding cation transporter, with amino-acid sequence MNKTIFEITKMDCPSEENLIRMKLDGISSIANLDFDIPNRKLTVFHSGEIDQIEKSVIELNLGGKKISTEQTDQTEFKENENQKKLLWSVLAINFAFFIIEMTTGIIAKSMGLVADSLDMLADSFVYGISLFAVGGTLIKKKRIAKLAGYFQITLAIIGFVEVLKRFFGDEKLPDFSTMIIVSIFALIANGICLYILQKSKSKEEAHMKASMIFTTNDVIINLGVIIAGILVNWLNSSKPDLIIGTIVFVLVIQGALRILKLSK; translated from the coding sequence GTGAATAAAACAATATTTGAAATTACCAAAATGGACTGTCCATCGGAGGAAAATCTAATCCGAATGAAATTGGACGGAATTTCAAGTATTGCGAATTTGGACTTTGATATTCCGAACCGAAAATTGACCGTTTTTCACAGCGGAGAAATTGACCAAATCGAAAAGTCCGTTATCGAACTAAATTTAGGCGGAAAGAAAATCTCAACGGAACAAACCGACCAAACGGAATTTAAAGAAAACGAAAATCAGAAAAAACTACTTTGGTCTGTGCTTGCCATAAATTTTGCGTTTTTCATTATCGAAATGACGACAGGAATTATCGCAAAATCAATGGGATTGGTTGCCGACAGTTTGGATATGCTTGCCGACAGTTTCGTTTACGGAATTAGCTTGTTTGCGGTTGGCGGAACATTAATTAAGAAAAAACGGATTGCCAAACTTGCTGGATATTTTCAAATAACACTTGCGATAATTGGATTTGTGGAAGTTTTAAAAAGATTTTTCGGAGACGAGAAACTTCCAGATTTTTCTACAATGATTATCGTTTCGATTTTTGCACTTATCGCAAACGGAATTTGTCTTTATATTTTGCAAAAGTCAAAGAGCAAAGAAGAGGCACATATGAAAGCGAGTATGATTTTCACCACGAATGACGTGATTATAAATTTAGGAGTAATAATTGCAGGAATTTTGGTAAATTGGTTGAATTCGAGTAAACCTGATTTGATTATCGGAACAATTGTTTTTGTGTTGGTAATTCAAGGAGCATTACGGATTTTGAAATTAAGTAAGTGA
- a CDS encoding DUF262 domain-containing protein: MADNKLQSLTEIFNEKFFRIPDFQRGYSWETNQLEDFWEDLINLKGDKIHYTGLLTVEPVSKSSVENIEKWQDDLWLFERELGAYYLIDGQQRLTTSIILINEILNQFADSEGINFKDKSYWVNKFLFQAYGDSYKSYIFGYERDNPSDEFFKTKILRQESSTADKVPEQTLYTSNLKTAKDFFEKKLEKLEKQELEEIFKKVTAKFKFNFYEIDDELDVYVTFETMNNRGKPLSNLELLKNRLIYLSTLLDVDNQTRARLRKDINETWKTIYEYLGKNKDNAMDDDEFLRNHWIMYFKYDRKESASYAKFLLNKKFTAKNAIKGRIVLTDIKEYIDSLSKSVKSWFYLYNAQFSDYQDETKEWIQKLNRLGMSAFPPLFMAAMTKCNENEFLPLFKSAERFIFLVFRLSQRPSNTKNSHFYRLANMFYFGLDHWGQGETTIEKVIGNVNWMTQGESGEGDDYVYHGWFDLEKFDNYVKDQYEKGEGFYSWNGLRYFLFEYELHLQGKAKGNQKVSWTDFNKRKKEDTIEHIYPQTPKDDCWTSVFNMHSKKERKILLNTLGNLVLLGQSKNSEFQNKCFDFKKKHTNKDGDEVGFFNGAYSEIEVSSYDNWTPAEIESRGKKMLSFLEERWNIDFDGWEIEKEDLLKLDFLQKETIEDE, encoded by the coding sequence ATGGCAGACAATAAACTACAATCGTTAACAGAAATATTTAACGAAAAATTTTTTAGAATCCCCGACTTTCAAAGGGGGTACTCTTGGGAAACAAACCAACTTGAAGACTTTTGGGAAGACCTTATCAATCTGAAAGGCGACAAAATCCATTACACAGGACTTCTAACTGTTGAGCCAGTTTCAAAATCAAGTGTTGAGAACATTGAGAAATGGCAAGACGATTTGTGGCTTTTTGAAAGAGAACTTGGAGCATATTACCTCATTGATGGACAGCAAAGACTGACAACTTCAATCATTCTAATTAATGAAATACTTAATCAATTTGCCGATAGCGAAGGAATCAACTTTAAAGACAAGTCATATTGGGTAAACAAATTCTTGTTCCAAGCATACGGAGACAGCTACAAGTCGTACATATTTGGTTATGAACGTGATAACCCAAGCGATGAGTTTTTTAAAACGAAGATTTTACGGCAAGAGTCTTCAACTGCTGACAAAGTCCCAGAACAGACTTTGTACACTTCAAACTTGAAAACAGCGAAAGACTTCTTCGAGAAAAAATTAGAAAAACTCGAAAAACAAGAGCTTGAAGAAATTTTCAAGAAGGTTACAGCTAAATTCAAATTTAACTTTTACGAAATAGATGACGAACTTGATGTTTATGTAACTTTTGAGACTATGAATAACAGGGGAAAACCTCTGTCAAATTTAGAGTTACTCAAGAACAGACTAATTTATCTATCGACCCTTTTAGATGTTGACAATCAAACAAGAGCACGATTAAGAAAAGACATTAACGAGACTTGGAAAACCATTTATGAGTATTTAGGCAAGAACAAGGACAATGCAATGGATGATGACGAGTTCCTGCGTAACCATTGGATAATGTACTTTAAGTACGACAGGAAAGAATCAGCCTCTTATGCCAAATTCTTACTCAATAAAAAATTCACAGCCAAAAATGCGATTAAAGGCAGAATCGTTTTGACAGACATTAAGGAGTATATTGATAGTCTTTCTAAAAGTGTTAAATCTTGGTTTTACTTGTACAACGCTCAATTTTCTGACTATCAAGACGAAACAAAAGAATGGATTCAAAAACTCAATCGCTTAGGTATGAGTGCTTTTCCACCGTTATTTATGGCTGCAATGACGAAGTGTAATGAGAATGAATTTTTGCCACTCTTCAAATCGGCAGAACGTTTCATTTTTCTCGTTTTCCGTCTTTCTCAAAGACCTTCAAACACAAAAAACAGTCATTTTTATAGACTTGCCAATATGTTTTACTTCGGTTTAGACCATTGGGGACAAGGAGAAACTACAATCGAGAAAGTAATTGGTAATGTTAATTGGATGACCCAAGGAGAGTCAGGCGAAGGAGACGATTACGTTTATCACGGTTGGTTTGACCTTGAAAAATTTGACAACTATGTTAAAGACCAGTATGAAAAAGGAGAAGGTTTTTACAGTTGGAATGGTTTGAGATATTTCCTTTTTGAATATGAACTTCACTTACAAGGAAAAGCGAAGGGAAATCAGAAAGTAAGTTGGACTGACTTTAACAAACGGAAAAAAGAAGATACAATTGAGCATATCTATCCTCAAACACCAAAAGACGATTGTTGGACTTCTGTTTTTAATATGCACTCGAAAAAGGAAAGAAAAATTCTGCTTAACACTTTAGGAAACTTGGTATTGCTCGGACAATCAAAAAACTCTGAGTTCCAAAACAAATGCTTTGACTTCAAGAAAAAACATACGAATAAGGATGGAGATGAAGTTGGTTTCTTTAACGGTGCTTACAGCGAAATTGAAGTTTCAAGCTATGACAATTGGACACCAGCAGAAATTGAAAGTCGGGGTAAAAAAATGCTCTCATTTTTAGAAGAGCGGTGGAATATTGACTTTGATGGTTGGGAAATAGAAAAAGAAGATTTATTGAAATTGGACTTCTTGCAAAAGGAAACGATTGAAGATGAATAA